The window GAGCGGACTTCAAGCCCGAGGACCTGGTTCTCAAGATCGGCGGCGTGCTGGTCTTCCGCAACGGCGCTCCCGAACCGGGCGACATGGACGATCTGCTGAAGCCGATCATGAAGGAGCGGGACATCGTCATCCACATCAACGTGGGCGACGGCCAGGGTTCCTCCATGCTGCTGGCCTCCGACCTGAGCAAGGATTACGTGTCCATCAACGCGGATTACCGCAGCTAACGACAACGCGCCGAATACCCGTTCCCGACGCCGCAGGCGGCCTGAAAGGATCAGGAGGGGAGAGGTGTTGGGCCGGGGCGGCATATGTCTGAAATGAAAGAGCGCGGCAGGCTGACCAGGATTGTGGACTTCTTCAACGAATGCGGGATGCTGCGCAAGACGCCGAGGACCGGTTACCAGTTTCTGGGGTCGGGCTCGGAGAACGTGGCCGAGCACTCGTTCCGCACGGCGGTCATCGGCCATGTGCTGGCGCTGATGGCCGGGGCGGACGTGCCCCGGACCACGTATATGTGCCTTTTCCACGACCTGCACGAGGCGCGCACGGGCGATTTCAATTATGTGGCCCACATCTACAACAAATCCGAGCGCACCCGGGTCCTTGAGCACGCCACCGAGGGAACCGGGCTGACCGAGGACATCCTCGGCTACTGGAATGAGCTGGAGGAGACCGAAACCCTGGAGGCGAAGCTTGCCCAGGACGCGGACCAGCTGGACTTCATCCTGAACCTAAAGGAGGAGCAGGACCAGGGCAACAAATACGCCGGGGAATGGCTCAAGAGCGCGGTGAAGCGGGTACGCACGCAGTGGGGCCGGGAGCTGGCCGAAACCATAGTGGAAACCGATCACAAGGATTGGTGGTTTCTCGGCCCGGACAGGGACTGGTGGGCGCGCAAGAACGGCAAGTCCGGGGAGTGAGTTCGGGCCGGTCCGGGAATGAGGTCCGGCACAATGATTAGTTTTTCTAATGGTCTTGCCGTTTATATTTATATTAGGTAAAGATTCCAAATTGGATAATGGGTTATCGGTCGCTTTCGGGCGGCGGATATGATCGAAAGGGGGAAACGGCCGGGCCAATTCCCCAGGGCTTGGAGTCATTCGCATGACGGAGAAGACGCACGGGAAGGCGTTGCGCCTGTTTCCCTGGAAGATATTCCGCGATGTGGCGGACGAGGTCGGGAGCCTTACTCTCTTTCTCGTCGACTCGTTGCGGCTTGTCTTTGCGGGGCTGGGGCAGTTCCCAAAGATCGTCCGCCAGATTTATTTCATAGGCGTGCAGTCCGTGTCCGTAATCGCCCTGATCGGCCTGTTCACCGGCATGGTCATGGGGATGCAGCTGTATTACGCGCTGTCCGTGTTCGGCGCGGACGGTTTCCTGGGCACGGGCGTGGCCCTGTCCATGGTCCGCGAACTGGCTCCCGTGCTGACCGCCATCATGCTCACCGGCCGGGCCGGGTCGGCCATGACCGCCGAGATCGGGGTCATGCGCATCTCCGAGCAGATCGACGCCCTTTCCATCATGGACGTCAACCCCATGCGCTACCTGGTGGCCCCGAAAATGGCCGCCTGTCTGATAAGCTTTCCCATCCTCACGGCGTTCTTCAACCTCATCGCCCTGTGGGGCGGCTGGCTGACGGGCGTCAAGCTGCTGGGGGCCAACGCGGGCGTGTACTGGTCGAGGGTCCAGGGATCGCTCGACTGGGACGATATCGAGGGCGGATTCATCAAGTCCATCGTCTTCGGCCTGCTGGTCTGCACCATCTGCTGTTTCGAAGGCTATTACACTCACCTGCGGTCCGGGCACGCCGGGCCCGAGGGCGTGAGTCAGTCGACCACCAACGCCGTGGTCAAATCCTGCGTCGTCATCCTGGCGGCGGACTACATCTTGACTTCGCTGCTGTGGTAGGAACCGACATGAGCACGGCGCCGAGCATAAGACTGGAAAACGTGACCGTGGGATACGGCAAGACGCCCGTGGCCTCGGACTTGAACATAGAATTTCCCGGCGGCAAGCTGTCCATGCTCGTGGGCGGCTCCGGATGCGGCAAGTCCACCGTGCTCAAGCACATCCTGGGGCTGCATTCGCCCATGGCCGGACGCCTGCTGATAGGCGATCTCGACCTGGGGCGGATGACCGCAAGGGAGGCCCGCTGCATGCGTCAGCGCACCGGCGTGCTCTTCCAGGACGGCGCGCTTCTCGGCTCGCTCAAGCTCAAGGACAACGTGGCCCTGCCCCTGCGCGAGCATACCAGGCTCAAGGAGCCGGAGATCATGCGCATCGTCCAGGACCGGCTCGACATGGTCGGCCTGGGGCACGCCCTGGACCTGTTCCCCAACGAGCTTTCCGGCGGTATGCGCAAGCGGGCGGGGTTGGCCCGCGCGTTGGTCATGGACCCGCAGATGCTTTTTTGCGACGAGCCCACCTCCGGGCTGGACCCGGTGCTCTCGGCCGAGCTGGATCAGCTCCTGCTGGAGATGATGTGCCGTTTCGACATGACCATGGTCGTGGTCACGCACGATCTGGCGAGTATGCGCGGCCTGGCCGACTTCGTGGTCATCCTGGGCGAACGGCGGTGCCTGTTCCAGGGAACCATCGAGGAGCTGGAGCGGACCGAGGACCCGTACCTGCGCCGGTTCCTCGACCGGGCGGCCGAAGACCGCGACGCCCCGAGACTGACCCTGCCGCCCATCGACCCGGCCATGATGAAGATCGATTGCTCCAGCGTCCTGGGCAAGAAAAACACCATTCGGAAGGATGACCGATGTTTAAAATAAAGAAAGAAACCGCAGTGGGTATCTTCGTCATCATGGGACTGCTGGCCGTTGTCTACATGAGCGTCAAACTGGGCAACGTGCAGTTGTTTTCGGACAAGTACTACGTGGTCAAGGCGAATTTTACCGACATCTCGGGGCTGAAGGTCAACGCCCCGGTGCAGATGTACGGCGTGGACATCGGGTTTGTCAGCAAAATCGGCCTGAACCAGGAAAAGGGCGTGGCCGAGGTTTCCATGATGGTTTTGAAGGAAGTGGAACTCACGGATGACGCCATCGCCGCGATCAAGACCAACGGCCTGATCGGCGACAAATACGTGAAAATTGTGCCCGGGGGACTTGGCGAACCCGTCAAGCCGGGCGATACGTTGTTTGACACACAGCCCGCGGTTGACCTTGAAGACCTGATAAGCAAGTTCGCTTTCGGTTCGGTCTAGGGCGCATCAACGCCCGTCGGGGATAGGTAACGCACATGTCTTTGAAGAGAACCATACTGGCTTTTGTCCTGATTTGCCTGGCGGCCGCCGGCGCTTCCGCCGCCGTGGCCGGGCAGTCCCCGACCGACCGCGTGCGCGAAGGGGTGGACCGTATTGTCGAAACGCTGTCCGATCCCGTCATGCAGGACCCGGCGCGGCATGACGAGGCGCTCGGGCGGCTGCTCCGCGTGGCCGAGGATTACATCGACTTCGAACTGGTCACCAAGTTCGCGGTGGGACGGCCCTGGCTTCAGATGTCCGACGACCTGCGCGTCAAGTTGCAGGACGCCTTCATGCAGCTCCTTGAGCAGTCCTATCTGAAGAGCATCCCGGCCTACGGCGGCCAGAACGTGGAGTACACGCGGGAGGATGTTTCCGGCGGCAACGCCAAGGTTCAGACGGCCATCACGGACAAGGATAAGAAAATAATCGTTGAATTTCGTTTGAAATTCGTTCAAGGGAAATGGATGATTTATGATGTCGTCGCCGAAGGCGTGAGCCTGGTGATGAATTATAGAAGCCAGTTCGCAGAGGTCCTGAACAAGGGGACCGGCGAAGACCTGCTGAAAGCGATCCAGGATCGGATCATGCAGATCAATCAAGGCAAAGAGGGACAACCGGCGTCGTGATGAGGGTTGAAGAAACAGGCTTTCGCCTTATTACCATACTGCTGGCCGCCGTGCTCCTGTTTGGAGTCGCGGGGGTCTGTTCCGCTTCCCAGGCTCAAGGGGAGCCTGTCAGCGTGGCCCAGTTCGGCGGCGAGCCCGCGGCTGCGGACGAAAACGCCGACGGTCTTGATGATTTCGACGAGTTCGACGCCGCCTACGCGGATCAGCACCTGGTCAGCGATCCCCTCGAAGGATGGAACCGGGTCTGGTTCGACATCAACGACATTCTCTACCGGGGCGTGTTCCGGCCTATGGCCGAAGGATACGCCTGGGTGGTCCCGCCCCGGCCCCGCACCTGGGTCGCCAATTTCTTCACCAACCTGCTCTTTCCGGTCCGGTTCCTCAACGACATCCTGACCGGCAAGTTCGACGCCGCCTACATGGAGACTTCCAAGTTCGTGGCCAATACCTCCTTCGGAGTGTTCGGCCTGGGCGACGTCACCGCGGGGATGCCCCGCAACTGGGAGCCCGAGCGGCCCACCGCGGACGGCTTCGACCAGACCCTGGGCAAAGCCGGATTCGGCACGGGCTACTACCTGGTCTGGCCTTTGGTCGGACCCAGTTCCATCCGAGGCTCCGTGGGCTGGCTGGCCGACGCCTACTGTGACCCGCTGACCTATGGCCGGTTCACCTTTGTCGAGTTCATGGGCATTCGGGCGTACAAGAATCTGAACGAGCTTTCCCTGCAGCTTGAGGGCAACGAGTACGAGACCCTGACCACCGGCGCGGTGGACAAGTACGCCGCGGTCCGGGATGCCTACATCCGCTTCCGGGCCAAAAAGGTCTCCGAGTAACCTTTCCCCGTTTTCAG of the Desulfovibrio sp. Fe33 genome contains:
- a CDS encoding HD domain-containing protein; this translates as MSEMKERGRLTRIVDFFNECGMLRKTPRTGYQFLGSGSENVAEHSFRTAVIGHVLALMAGADVPRTTYMCLFHDLHEARTGDFNYVAHIYNKSERTRVLEHATEGTGLTEDILGYWNELEETETLEAKLAQDADQLDFILNLKEEQDQGNKYAGEWLKSAVKRVRTQWGRELAETIVETDHKDWWFLGPDRDWWARKNGKSGE
- a CDS encoding MlaE family ABC transporter permease is translated as MTEKTHGKALRLFPWKIFRDVADEVGSLTLFLVDSLRLVFAGLGQFPKIVRQIYFIGVQSVSVIALIGLFTGMVMGMQLYYALSVFGADGFLGTGVALSMVRELAPVLTAIMLTGRAGSAMTAEIGVMRISEQIDALSIMDVNPMRYLVAPKMAACLISFPILTAFFNLIALWGGWLTGVKLLGANAGVYWSRVQGSLDWDDIEGGFIKSIVFGLLVCTICCFEGYYTHLRSGHAGPEGVSQSTTNAVVKSCVVILAADYILTSLLW
- a CDS encoding ABC transporter ATP-binding protein, encoding MSTAPSIRLENVTVGYGKTPVASDLNIEFPGGKLSMLVGGSGCGKSTVLKHILGLHSPMAGRLLIGDLDLGRMTAREARCMRQRTGVLFQDGALLGSLKLKDNVALPLREHTRLKEPEIMRIVQDRLDMVGLGHALDLFPNELSGGMRKRAGLARALVMDPQMLFCDEPTSGLDPVLSAELDQLLLEMMCRFDMTMVVVTHDLASMRGLADFVVILGERRCLFQGTIEELERTEDPYLRRFLDRAAEDRDAPRLTLPPIDPAMMKIDCSSVLGKKNTIRKDDRCLK
- the mlaD gene encoding outer membrane lipid asymmetry maintenance protein MlaD, coding for MFKIKKETAVGIFVIMGLLAVVYMSVKLGNVQLFSDKYYVVKANFTDISGLKVNAPVQMYGVDIGFVSKIGLNQEKGVAEVSMMVLKEVELTDDAIAAIKTNGLIGDKYVKIVPGGLGEPVKPGDTLFDTQPAVDLEDLISKFAFGSV
- a CDS encoding Tgt2/MlaC family protein yields the protein MSLKRTILAFVLICLAAAGASAAVAGQSPTDRVREGVDRIVETLSDPVMQDPARHDEALGRLLRVAEDYIDFELVTKFAVGRPWLQMSDDLRVKLQDAFMQLLEQSYLKSIPAYGGQNVEYTREDVSGGNAKVQTAITDKDKKIIVEFRLKFVQGKWMIYDVVAEGVSLVMNYRSQFAEVLNKGTGEDLLKAIQDRIMQINQGKEGQPAS
- a CDS encoding MlaA family lipoprotein, which produces MRVEETGFRLITILLAAVLLFGVAGVCSASQAQGEPVSVAQFGGEPAAADENADGLDDFDEFDAAYADQHLVSDPLEGWNRVWFDINDILYRGVFRPMAEGYAWVVPPRPRTWVANFFTNLLFPVRFLNDILTGKFDAAYMETSKFVANTSFGVFGLGDVTAGMPRNWEPERPTADGFDQTLGKAGFGTGYYLVWPLVGPSSIRGSVGWLADAYCDPLTYGRFTFVEFMGIRAYKNLNELSLQLEGNEYETLTTGAVDKYAAVRDAYIRFRAKKVSE